Sequence from the Pseudophaeobacter arcticus DSM 23566 genome:
ATGGATAAAAACGATGGATACGCAAACCCTGGTCAATCAGGCTCTGAAACAGGCGATGAAAGACAAGGAGGCCCAGCGGATAAGCACGCTGCGCCTGATCAACGCTGCAATCAAAGACAAGGAAATCGCAGCCCGCGGTGGGGATGCAGAGACCAGCATCGGCGACGACGAAGTCTTGGCGATCCTTGGAAAAATGACCAAGCAGCGCAACGAGAGTGCCCGCGCCTATGAAGAGGCCAGCCGTCTGGATCTGGCCGAACGGGAACTGGAAGAAATTGCCATAATCCAGGAATTCCTGCCCAAACAGCTCGACGACGACGAGGTCCGCGCCGCAGTCAAGGCGGCAGTGACCGAAAGTGGTGCCACATCGATTCGCGACATGGGCAAGGTGATGGGGGCGTTGAAAGCCAAATTCACCGGCCAGATGGATTTTGGCAAGGTCGGCCCCATGGTCAAGGACGAGCTGTGCAAGGACGGCGGCTGCTGAGGCTGCGATGACTATTAAGGTGACGTGTCAAAAGGGATCCGCAGCGCGGGTCCTTCTTTGTTTTGGCGGCGCTCCGCTTTCAGCCCATTCCACCTGATACTGCAAGTTCCAAGAATGTCTGCAATAGGACGCTCTCTGGCGAAGCGGCGCAATCATCGGCTGCATTTGCAAATGCCACTGTTAGGTAAACCACCCGGCAATCAATTTAATCATTGCTGGGCCTGTTTCGATGCGCTTTGGCAGCAGTCTTTTTCTTGGTCAGTGCAACGCGCATGATCCGCTTGAACCGAGGGCAATCCATATGATTTTCTGCAGTGCATTTTACGATATGGCGAAGTCCATCTCTTAAACTGGTCAGCTCTTTGATCGTCGCATCAAGTGCGTCTGCCTTTGCAACCAGGACATTGCGTTCCAGGTTGGGGGTGCCGTCTGTTCCAATCATCTCCTTAATCTCCAGCAGCGAAAATCCCGCAGTTCGTGCCAGAGCAATAAGGGAAATACGCGCCTTTACTTCATTCTCGTAAAGACGCTTCAAACCCCGTCGTCCCACTGAACGGATCAGGCCAACGTCTTCATAATAGCGAAGTTTTGAAGCTGAAAACCCGCTTAAACGGGAGAGTTCTGAAATATCTAGCATGACCTTGACCTCAAGTTGGCTTGAAGTTGTATGTTGTATCCCTCGTACAAAACATCAACAAAAACTGAGGCCTTTAACTATGGCGACACATATTTTTCTGAACGCGGCTCTCATTGGGGTTGGCGCAACTGCTTTCATGGATTTGATCGCACTTGCTCAGAAACACGTTCTGTCTCAACAGCCGCTCAACTATGCGATGGTCGGACGCTGGTTCGGCCATATGATCCGGGGGAAATTCGTACATCGTCCCATTTCGGCGAGCCGGCCAATTCCATTCGAACGGGTCACCGGTTGGAGTTCACATTATCTGATTGGCATTTTGTTCGCTCTCGCATTTCTTGCCCTTGTTGGTGACGGCTGGCTAAAAGCCCCCAGTTTGTTGCCAGCATTAGCGTTTGGTGCATTGACGGTTCTGGCGCCCTTTCTCGTAGTTCAACCGGGTATGGGGGCTGGGTTGTTTGCGCGGAACCTGCCCAACCCGAACGTCGCGCGCCTCAAAAGCGGATTTGCACATCTCAGTTTCGGGATAGGTCTGTGGGCTGCGGCTTGTTGCGCATCCGCATTTTCCTGACATCAAACGGAGAAAACAGCGCAGCTGGCCCCAGGACATGGAGAAAGCTGACGGCGCCTAAGTCCAAAAACCGCCACCCGTATTCCGATTTTGCGTGTAACTGCAGCAGATGGCGGCAATGAGCCCAAAATGCCGAATGCTGCGCGCGCCACGCGTTGGAGCAATGGTACGCAAAGCCGACATTTCCGTCAGAACGGTTGCTCAGAACCGTGTTCTTTCACCTGCCGACGCGGAGGGCTACAAGCTATGGGTTGGAAGGCAGATATTCGCTCGCATTCCGAGGGAAGCCAAATACCCTGTGGGAGGCCCAAAGAGGTGAAACAAAAAACAAAGGGCGCGTGCCTTTGCGGCGGCATCACATTCGAGATCGACGGCGTGTTCGAATATTTTTTCCTGTGCCATTGCTCGCGTTGCCGCAAGGATACCGGCTCGGCCCATGCGTCCAATATCTTTGCGCCCGGCGGCAAGGTCTCCTGGCTTTCGGGCCAGGCTCTGGTCCGCTCATTCCGGCTGCCGGGCACCCGGCACGGCAAGAGCTTCTG
This genomic interval carries:
- a CDS encoding DUF2938 domain-containing protein, with the translated sequence MTLTSSWLEVVCCIPRTKHQQKLRPLTMATHIFLNAALIGVGATAFMDLIALAQKHVLSQQPLNYAMVGRWFGHMIRGKFVHRPISASRPIPFERVTGWSSHYLIGILFALAFLALVGDGWLKAPSLLPALAFGALTVLAPFLVVQPGMGAGLFARNLPNPNVARLKSGFAHLSFGIGLWAAACCASAFS
- a CDS encoding helix-turn-helix domain-containing protein, with product MLDISELSRLSGFSASKLRYYEDVGLIRSVGRRGLKRLYENEVKARISLIALARTAGFSLLEIKEMIGTDGTPNLERNVLVAKADALDATIKELTSLRDGLRHIVKCTAENHMDCPRFKRIMRVALTKKKTAAKAHRNRPSND
- a CDS encoding GatB/YqeY domain-containing protein translates to MDTQTLVNQALKQAMKDKEAQRISTLRLINAAIKDKEIAARGGDAETSIGDDEVLAILGKMTKQRNESARAYEEASRLDLAERELEEIAIIQEFLPKQLDDDEVRAAVKAAVTESGATSIRDMGKVMGALKAKFTGQMDFGKVGPMVKDELCKDGGC
- a CDS encoding GFA family protein, whose protein sequence is MKQKTKGACLCGGITFEIDGVFEYFFLCHCSRCRKDTGSAHASNIFAPGGKVSWLSGQALVRSFRLPGTRHGKSFCATCGSALPDLQMDGTLLVVPAGCLDTPPDIRPQARISWESRACWDDGLSDLPKVEGLPG